A window of the Kosakonia sp. BYX6 genome harbors these coding sequences:
- the ompF gene encoding porin OmpF, translating into MMKRNILAVVIPALLVAGAANAAEVYNKDGNKVDIYGKAVGLHYFSDNAGNDGDQTYARLGFKGETKINDQLTGYGQWEYHFQGSNSEGGTDALNGNKTRLAFAGLKFGDAGSFDYGRNYGLVYDAIGITDMLPEFGGETGASDNFFAGRNGGLATYRNSNFFGLVDGLNFGVQYLGKNERATSAVTDDLSDIQRSNGDGWATSLSYDFEGFGIVGGYGAADRTDAQQSPLVRGHGDKAEQWAAGLKYDANNIYLAALYGEMRNAARISGGLANKTQDFSVVAQYQFDFGLRPSIAYYKSKAKDVEDVGNEDYLNYIEVGATYYFNKNMSTYVDYIINQIDDDNKLGLASDDTVAVGIVYQF; encoded by the coding sequence ATGATGAAGCGCAATATCCTGGCAGTGGTTATCCCTGCCCTGCTGGTAGCCGGTGCAGCTAACGCTGCAGAAGTTTATAACAAAGACGGCAACAAAGTAGATATCTACGGTAAAGCTGTTGGTCTGCACTACTTCTCTGACAACGCTGGCAACGATGGCGATCAGACTTATGCTCGTCTGGGCTTCAAAGGCGAAACCAAAATCAACGATCAACTGACCGGTTACGGCCAGTGGGAATACCACTTCCAGGGTAGCAACTCTGAAGGCGGTACTGATGCGCTGAACGGCAACAAAACCCGTTTGGCATTTGCTGGTCTGAAATTTGGCGATGCAGGTTCTTTCGACTACGGTCGTAACTACGGTCTGGTCTACGACGCAATCGGCATCACCGATATGCTGCCAGAGTTCGGTGGCGAAACTGGCGCAAGCGACAACTTCTTTGCTGGCCGTAACGGTGGCCTGGCTACCTACCGCAACAGCAACTTCTTCGGCTTGGTTGACGGCCTGAACTTCGGTGTTCAGTACCTGGGTAAAAACGAGCGCGCAACAAGTGCTGTTACAGATGATCTCTCTGATATCCAGCGCTCTAACGGCGACGGCTGGGCGACCTCTCTGAGCTACGATTTCGAAGGCTTCGGTATCGTGGGTGGCTACGGTGCAGCAGACCGTACCGACGCACAGCAGAGCCCTCTGGTTCGTGGTCACGGAGATAAAGCTGAGCAGTGGGCCGCTGGTCTGAAATATGATGCTAACAACATCTACCTGGCAGCACTGTATGGTGAAATGCGCAACGCAGCTCGTATCTCTGGCGGCCTTGCTAACAAAACCCAGGATTTCTCTGTCGTTGCACAGTACCAGTTCGACTTCGGTCTGCGTCCGTCCATCGCTTACTACAAATCCAAAGCGAAAGATGTTGAGGATGTTGGCAACGAAGATTACCTGAACTATATCGAAGTAGGTGCGACTTACTACTTCAACAAAAACATGTCCACCTATGTTGACTAC
- the asnS gene encoding asparagine--tRNA ligase, with amino-acid sequence MSVVPVADVFHSRVAVDSEVTVRGWVRTRRDSKAGISFLAVYDGSCFNPVQAVINNSLPNYNDEVLHLTTGCSVVVTGKVVASPGEGQSLEIQATSVEVTGWVEDPDTYPMAAKRHSIEYLREVAHLRPRTNLIGAVARVRHTLAQALHRFFDEQGFFWVSSPLITASDTEGAGEMFRVSTLDMENLPRTAQGKVDYDKDFFGKEAFLTVSGQLNAETYACALSKVYTFGPTFRAENSNTSRHLAEFWMLEPEIAFANLDDNARLAEAMLKYAFKAALEERLDDLQFFAERVDKDAIGRLERFIAADFAQVDYTDAVAILEKCGEKFENPVYWGVDLASEHERYLAEKHFKAPVVVKNYPKEIKAFYMRLNDDGKTVAAMDVLAPGIGEIIGGSQREERLDVLDARMAEMGLNKEDYWWYRDLRRYGTVPHAGFGLGFERLIAYVTGVQNVRDVIPFPRTPRNATF; translated from the coding sequence ATGAGCGTTGTGCCTGTAGCCGACGTATTCCATAGTCGCGTAGCTGTTGACAGTGAAGTCACCGTACGCGGATGGGTGCGCACCCGCCGAGATTCTAAAGCTGGCATCTCCTTCCTCGCCGTTTATGACGGCTCCTGCTTTAATCCTGTACAGGCCGTTATTAATAATTCTCTGCCCAATTACAATGATGAAGTCCTGCATCTGACCACCGGCTGCTCCGTGGTTGTGACCGGCAAGGTCGTCGCTTCTCCGGGCGAAGGCCAGAGTCTGGAAATTCAGGCAACGTCGGTCGAAGTGACCGGTTGGGTTGAAGATCCGGATACCTATCCGATGGCGGCAAAACGCCACAGCATTGAATATCTGCGTGAAGTCGCGCACCTGCGCCCGCGCACCAACCTGATCGGCGCTGTTGCTCGCGTACGTCATACGCTGGCGCAGGCACTGCACCGCTTCTTTGATGAACAAGGTTTCTTCTGGGTCTCTTCCCCGCTGATCACCGCGTCGGATACAGAAGGTGCAGGCGAAATGTTCCGCGTTTCCACGCTGGATATGGAAAACCTGCCGCGCACGGCGCAAGGCAAAGTCGATTACGATAAAGATTTCTTCGGCAAAGAAGCGTTTCTGACGGTTTCCGGCCAGTTGAACGCTGAAACTTACGCGTGCGCACTTTCTAAGGTTTATACCTTTGGCCCCACGTTCCGCGCGGAAAACTCCAACACCAGCCGCCACCTGGCTGAGTTCTGGATGCTGGAGCCGGAAATTGCCTTTGCTAATCTCGACGATAACGCCCGCCTCGCTGAAGCAATGCTGAAATATGCCTTTAAAGCGGCACTGGAAGAACGTCTGGACGATCTGCAATTCTTTGCAGAACGCGTGGATAAAGATGCGATTGGCCGTCTGGAGCGTTTTATCGCAGCAGATTTCGCGCAGGTGGATTATACCGACGCGGTTGCCATCCTTGAAAAATGCGGTGAGAAGTTCGAGAACCCGGTGTACTGGGGCGTGGATCTGGCTTCCGAGCATGAGCGCTACCTGGCCGAGAAACACTTTAAAGCGCCCGTTGTCGTGAAAAACTACCCGAAAGAGATCAAAGCGTTCTATATGCGCCTTAACGACGACGGTAAAACCGTTGCGGCGATGGACGTGCTGGCCCCGGGCATCGGTGAAATTATTGGGGGTTCCCAGCGTGAAGAACGTCTCGATGTGCTGGATGCGCGTATGGCCGAGATGGGTTTGAACAAAGAAGACTACTGGTGGTATCGCGATCTGCGCCGTTACGGCACCGTACCGCACGCTGGCTTCGGTCTGGGCTTCGAACGTCTGATCGCCTACGTTACCGGCGTACAAAACGTGCGTGATGTTATTCCCTTCCCACGCACCCCGCGTAACGCGACATTCTAA